The Gracilimonas sp. genome includes a region encoding these proteins:
- the serC gene encoding 3-phosphoserine/phosphohydroxythreonine transaminase: MKRVHNFSAGPAALPLEVLEIVQDELLDYHGTGTSIMEKSHRGKEYTKVDAEAKERLTRILGLGDDFHIMFLQGGATAQFMQVPFNFLEEGQTADYINTGVWSQKAIKEARLFGNVHIPFSSEDEDFTRVPANEELRLSESPRYVHYTSNNTIYGTQFRTEPDSNGAPLVCDASSDFISRPIDVARYGLIYAGAQKNLGPSGVTVVIVRKDFLQTNTKQNIPTFLNYHSHSKRIFNTPPSFAVYMVNLVLQWVEDKGGIPYFQKLNNQKAELLYNTIDQDDFYTGTADVDSRSKMNVTFRLPTEELEQRFISEAEELGLVALKGHRSVGGIRASIYNACAMESVKALTDFMKEFRSKRG, from the coding sequence ATGAAACGCGTTCACAATTTTAGTGCAGGTCCCGCAGCCCTCCCTTTGGAGGTTTTGGAGATTGTACAGGATGAGCTTCTTGATTACCACGGAACCGGGACTTCAATCATGGAGAAAAGTCATCGGGGAAAAGAGTACACCAAAGTGGATGCCGAAGCCAAAGAACGGCTAACCCGGATATTAGGGCTCGGGGATGATTTTCATATTATGTTTTTGCAGGGAGGAGCTACCGCCCAGTTTATGCAAGTACCCTTCAACTTTTTGGAAGAAGGGCAGACAGCCGATTATATCAACACCGGCGTTTGGTCGCAGAAAGCCATTAAAGAAGCCCGGCTCTTTGGCAATGTACACATTCCGTTCAGCAGTGAAGACGAGGATTTTACCCGTGTTCCTGCCAATGAGGAATTGAGGCTTTCAGAGAGTCCAAGGTATGTTCACTATACATCCAACAATACCATTTACGGAACTCAGTTCAGGACCGAGCCGGATTCGAATGGAGCTCCGTTGGTATGTGATGCTTCATCCGACTTTATTTCCCGCCCTATTGACGTAGCTCGCTATGGACTTATTTATGCAGGGGCTCAAAAAAATCTGGGGCCTTCGGGGGTAACGGTGGTTATCGTCAGGAAAGACTTCCTGCAGACCAACACCAAGCAAAACATTCCTACTTTCCTGAATTATCATTCTCACAGCAAACGCATTTTCAATACGCCGCCGAGCTTTGCCGTTTATATGGTAAACCTGGTTTTGCAGTGGGTGGAAGACAAAGGAGGCATTCCCTACTTCCAAAAACTCAATAATCAAAAAGCAGAACTGCTGTACAACACTATTGATCAGGACGATTTTTACACCGGAACAGCTGATGTTGATTCCCGTTCTAAAATGAATGTAACCTTTCGGCTGCCAACCGAAGAACTGGAGCAGCGGTTTATTTCTGAAGCGGAAGAACTTGGCTTGGTGGCTTTAAAAGGACATCGAAGTGTGGGTGGCATTCGTGCCAGTATTTACAATGCCTGTGCTATGGAGTCGGTAAAAGCACTGACTGATTTCATGAAAGAGTTCCGCTCAAAAAGGGGATAG
- a CDS encoding rhomboid family intramembrane serine protease codes for MSVTLILIAANVVVSLVALYALPQVFEKGMMMPYRVIRENTWYELISSGFIHAGLGHLFLNMFVLFFFGLVLERSIGREHFIALYLSALVISSLPSLFQHKDNPEFATVGASGAVESVLFGFILLFPLDPIYIMFIPFGIPAIIFGALFLVYSVFASKREGRVNHEAHIAGAVWGFLYLIIFVPNTVDHFLSVFGLL; via the coding sequence ATGTCGGTTACCCTTATTCTGATCGCAGCCAATGTGGTCGTTTCATTAGTTGCCCTTTACGCACTTCCCCAGGTTTTTGAAAAAGGAATGATGATGCCGTATCGGGTTATCCGGGAAAATACCTGGTACGAGTTAATCAGCTCTGGTTTTATTCATGCCGGGCTGGGACACCTGTTCCTGAATATGTTCGTCCTGTTCTTCTTCGGACTGGTTTTGGAGCGATCTATAGGTAGAGAGCATTTTATTGCTTTGTACCTATCTGCACTGGTTATTTCCAGTTTGCCCTCGTTGTTTCAGCATAAAGATAATCCCGAATTTGCCACGGTTGGGGCGTCCGGGGCCGTAGAAAGTGTGTTATTTGGGTTCATCCTGCTTTTTCCGCTCGACCCGATATACATCATGTTTATTCCATTCGGGATTCCGGCCATTATTTTTGGAGCTCTATTCCTGGTTTACAGTGTTTTTGCAAGTAAACGGGAAGGAAGGGTAAATCATGAAGCCCATATAGCCGGTGCAGTCTGGGGATTTCTATACCTGATAATCTTTGTCCCGAATACCGTTGATCACTTCCTCAGTGTGTTTGGCCTGCTCTGA
- a CDS encoding septal ring lytic transglycosylase RlpA family protein, translated as MHSLKVLALFVLTGVLISACGVTKRGADFTAPISSDNARPIETGVSSWYGPNFHGKLTANGEVYDMDGVTAAHRTLPFGTILLVENLDNGKTVQVRINDRGPYAKNRIIDLSKGAAEQIDMIGPGTARVRLYLIKGDLENSRITDLKVPTYTVQLGSYKERSQAEKTSSEIKGSRIEDIKVNRETYYRVYFGTYTDPEEAKKEMERLNRMGYAGFVKQIENN; from the coding sequence ATGCACTCGTTAAAAGTCCTTGCTCTATTTGTACTCACGGGAGTTCTGATTTCGGCTTGCGGTGTTACCAAAAGAGGAGCTGATTTCACGGCCCCTATTTCCTCAGATAACGCCCGCCCGATTGAAACCGGTGTTTCCAGCTGGTATGGCCCTAATTTTCATGGCAAGCTTACCGCCAACGGCGAGGTTTATGATATGGATGGAGTAACAGCTGCTCATCGCACCCTTCCTTTTGGAACCATTTTATTGGTCGAAAATCTGGACAATGGTAAAACGGTACAGGTTCGTATAAACGACCGGGGGCCTTATGCAAAAAACAGGATTATTGATTTATCGAAAGGCGCTGCAGAGCAAATTGATATGATTGGACCCGGAACTGCCAGAGTACGTCTCTACCTTATAAAAGGAGATCTTGAGAATTCGCGAATTACGGATTTAAAAGTTCCCACATATACCGTACAGCTGGGTTCTTATAAGGAAAGGTCCCAAGCCGAGAAAACATCTTCTGAAATTAAAGGCAGTCGCATTGAAGACATCAAAGTAAACCGGGAAACTTATTACCGCGTGTACTTTGGAACCTACACCGATCCCGAAGAAGCCAAAAAAGAGATGGAACGCCTCAACCGGATGGGCTACGCCGGTTTTGTAAAGCAGATTGAAAATAATTGA
- a CDS encoding HAMP domain-containing sensor histidine kinase, with the protein MTGGTYQAGMLIVSLGFWDSLCAISLGGMGLDYLLESITLGVFLIAGSLEWLNRDTLFILFAASLIGLLILSSMLFSYRKQRKRQQEINKSLSEGARNLSYLNDDIHRFIGVVSHDLRSPLNSITAISELLAMDADQLPPKEIEEYAGNIHDLTMRINNLVSNMMDANKIELGEVKIKPEPISPEKTVTDVFNALKILGDKKSIKTILQIEDNLPLVVADQEALTRVLENLVNNAYKFSRPDSSVTIKVEHLSAEEKVKISIADEGPGFTEEDKKSMYNKFSKLSATPTGGEKTTGLGLYIVQKLVHRMGGRIELESEAGNGSVFSVYLKSA; encoded by the coding sequence ATGACTGGCGGCACATACCAAGCAGGTATGTTAATCGTCTCACTTGGATTTTGGGATAGTTTGTGTGCTATTTCATTAGGTGGGATGGGATTAGACTATCTGCTTGAATCTATTACACTCGGGGTTTTCCTTATAGCGGGAAGCTTAGAATGGCTTAACCGTGACACTCTTTTCATCTTATTTGCCGCTTCCCTGATTGGTCTTCTTATCCTTAGCTCTATGCTTTTTTCTTACAGAAAGCAGCGTAAAAGACAACAGGAAATTAACAAATCCCTTAGCGAGGGGGCACGCAACCTTTCTTATCTCAACGACGACATCCATCGTTTTATCGGTGTAGTATCACACGATTTACGCAGCCCCCTGAATTCCATTACAGCCATCTCGGAGCTCTTGGCTATGGATGCCGATCAGCTTCCCCCCAAAGAAATAGAAGAATATGCCGGAAACATTCATGATTTAACCATGCGCATCAATAACCTGGTTAGCAACATGATGGATGCCAATAAAATTGAACTTGGGGAAGTGAAGATAAAGCCCGAACCGATTTCTCCTGAAAAAACGGTGACCGATGTCTTCAATGCACTTAAGATTTTGGGAGATAAAAAATCCATAAAAACCATCCTACAAATTGAGGACAACCTCCCTCTGGTCGTAGCCGATCAGGAAGCTCTGACCCGCGTGTTAGAAAACCTGGTTAATAATGCCTATAAATTTTCCCGCCCCGACTCTTCAGTCACTATTAAAGTGGAACACCTGTCTGCTGAGGAAAAGGTAAAAATAAGTATTGCCGATGAAGGACCGGGATTTACGGAAGAGGATAAAAAGAGCATGTATAACAAATTCTCAAAGTTATCTGCCACGCCCACCGGTGGAGAAAAAACTACGGGGCTTGGTCTCTATATTGTTCAAAAACTGGTTCACCGAATGGGGGGACGCATCGAATTGGAAAGCGAAGCGGGAAACGGCTCTGTATTTTCGGTTTATCTTAAATCAGCCTGA
- a CDS encoding NUDIX hydrolase, whose protein sequence is MSNPEAKPVKAAGGIVFRHSDGSTVPEVLMIYRNGYWDLPKGKLEKGESLEMCAVREVSEEVGISLPALVSEVGTTYHEYPEKGKVMGKTTWWYSMILTRQEEFTPQKKEGIEKVEWVPFRKAIDRAGFDNLREILEKFSQ, encoded by the coding sequence ATGAGTAACCCGGAAGCAAAGCCGGTAAAAGCAGCCGGCGGTATTGTTTTCAGGCATTCCGATGGTTCAACAGTACCCGAAGTATTGATGATTTACAGAAACGGGTACTGGGATCTCCCAAAAGGAAAACTGGAAAAAGGGGAATCGCTGGAAATGTGTGCGGTCCGTGAAGTATCCGAAGAAGTGGGCATTAGTTTGCCTGCTTTGGTGAGCGAAGTCGGCACTACCTATCATGAGTACCCTGAAAAAGGAAAGGTGATGGGTAAAACCACCTGGTGGTATTCCATGATTTTAACCCGGCAAGAGGAATTTACCCCTCAGAAAAAAGAGGGAATTGAAAAAGTAGAATGGGTGCCATTCCGGAAAGCGATCGATAGAGCCGGTTTCGATAACCTCAGGGAAATCCTGGAAAAATTCAGTCAATAA
- a CDS encoding amidase — protein sequence MKQLLLSLVTISLLIVACEPQSGYHQLDLEEITISELQAGYDNGDFTIQDVTNAYLKRIEAIDQFGPQLNSMIYINPKAMDVARQLDQELQAGTKRGPLHGIPVVLKDNIDTYNMPTTAGANIMEGSVPDQDAFITQKLRDAGAIIIGKANLSEWANFHSSFSSSGWSALGGQTHNPYDLTRNPCGSSAGSGAAASANLAVFAIGTETNGSITCPSSANGLVGIKPTVGLLSRSGIIPISHTQDTPGPMARTVEDAAIALGTMVGVDEADSKTTSSEGNYHTDYTQFLNIDGLEGKRIGLWTGSLGGHHRVDTLMHETVRLLESRGATVIEIDRISAENVGGDSFQVLLYEFKDGLNKYFASLGDDAPVRTMAELVDSTLADSAEMHYFDHDLLITASEKGDLNSEEYTSALSRMMKFTREEGIDKVMDENNLDAIIGPTGGPAWKTDLTNGDNFAVSSSSPAARAGYPNITVPMGYIDGLPVGISFFGRAWSEPLLLEIAYGFEQATKVRKAPEL from the coding sequence ATGAAACAACTTCTGCTTTCTCTTGTAACGATCTCATTATTAATAGTGGCCTGCGAGCCACAGTCCGGCTATCATCAGCTTGACCTGGAAGAAATAACCATTTCTGAATTACAAGCCGGTTATGACAACGGTGACTTCACTATTCAGGATGTAACCAACGCCTACCTGAAGCGCATTGAAGCAATCGATCAATTCGGGCCTCAGCTCAATTCGATGATATACATCAACCCAAAAGCTATGGATGTAGCCCGGCAGCTGGATCAAGAACTGCAAGCGGGCACCAAAAGAGGCCCTTTGCACGGAATTCCCGTTGTATTGAAAGACAACATTGACACCTACAATATGCCAACCACAGCCGGGGCAAATATCATGGAAGGATCTGTTCCGGATCAGGATGCCTTCATCACTCAAAAACTACGGGATGCCGGAGCCATCATTATTGGCAAAGCCAACCTGAGTGAATGGGCAAATTTTCACAGCAGCTTTTCATCCAGTGGATGGAGTGCTTTGGGCGGTCAAACTCATAATCCTTATGATTTAACGCGAAATCCTTGTGGGTCAAGCGCCGGTTCAGGAGCCGCAGCTTCGGCTAACCTGGCCGTCTTTGCTATCGGTACAGAGACGAACGGCTCTATCACTTGTCCTTCTTCCGCAAACGGGTTGGTGGGTATCAAACCAACGGTTGGATTATTGAGCCGTTCAGGAATCATCCCCATTTCTCACACCCAGGATACACCCGGCCCTATGGCCCGAACCGTTGAGGATGCTGCCATCGCTCTCGGAACTATGGTTGGCGTGGATGAAGCAGACTCTAAAACCACCTCCAGTGAAGGAAACTATCACACCGATTATACCCAATTTTTGAATATTGATGGCTTGGAAGGTAAACGCATTGGCTTGTGGACCGGCTCGCTGGGCGGGCATCATCGCGTGGATACCCTGATGCATGAAACCGTCCGGTTATTGGAAAGCCGTGGAGCCACTGTAATCGAGATTGATCGTATTTCTGCAGAAAATGTTGGCGGTGATTCATTCCAGGTATTGCTTTATGAATTTAAAGACGGACTGAATAAATACTTTGCTTCGCTGGGTGATGACGCTCCGGTTAGAACGATGGCTGAGCTGGTCGATTCCACCCTTGCCGATTCCGCTGAAATGCATTACTTCGATCATGACTTGCTGATTACTGCCAGTGAAAAAGGAGATCTCAATTCCGAGGAGTACACCAGTGCTTTGTCCCGGATGATGAAATTCACCCGAGAAGAAGGCATCGACAAAGTGATGGATGAGAATAACCTGGATGCAATCATCGGACCTACCGGCGGACCTGCCTGGAAAACCGACCTTACCAATGGGGATAATTTTGCAGTTTCATCCAGTTCACCGGCTGCTCGCGCCGGGTATCCAAACATTACCGTACCCATGGGATATATTGACGGCCTTCCGGTTGGAATTTCTTTCTTCGGCCGAGCCTGGAGTGAACCATTACTTCTGGAAATTGCCTATGGATTTGAACAGGCCACTAAGGTTAGAAAAGCACCGGAACTGTAA
- a CDS encoding DUF1015 family protein, with the protein MAVIKPFKACRPHPEFAEEVACVPYDVINTSEAKQLAKGKPNSFLNVIRPEIDLPAKTSVYDAKVYEKGRENLHSLLQSDAFIQEDKHALYIYRLIMNGRSQTGIFGCVSVDDYNNDVILKHELTRPDKEDDRTKHILTQQAHAEPVMLTFRDTGSVTHFMDNHMDRNDPVYDLTTEDGIQHTIWKVEASDTLVSEFQKIARLYVADGHHRCASAARAAKEQASQNPAHDGSEEYNFFPAVLFPMDQMEILAYNRIVFSIPDNFLKQLEEKFTVQKKAKPVPAKKGMVSFYVNDNWYGITLKPSENTDPASNLDISLLQNQVLTPILNVKDQRTDPNIDFVGGIRGTDELENLVDNGEASLGISLYPTSIEELLDVSDAGQLMPPKSTWFEPKLRSGLLVHTF; encoded by the coding sequence ATGGCCGTTATTAAGCCTTTTAAGGCATGTAGACCACACCCGGAGTTCGCAGAAGAAGTAGCCTGTGTTCCTTATGATGTAATCAATACCAGCGAAGCAAAACAGCTTGCCAAAGGAAAACCGAATAGTTTCTTAAATGTCATTCGGCCTGAAATTGACCTTCCGGCCAAAACCTCGGTTTATGATGCCAAGGTATATGAGAAAGGCCGGGAAAACCTTCATTCCCTGCTACAATCTGATGCTTTTATTCAGGAAGATAAGCACGCCCTCTATATTTACCGGCTGATTATGAACGGCCGTTCTCAAACCGGAATATTTGGGTGTGTGAGCGTTGACGATTACAACAATGACGTAATCCTGAAGCATGAACTTACCCGGCCTGACAAAGAAGACGACCGCACCAAACACATTCTTACACAACAAGCCCATGCTGAGCCCGTCATGCTCACATTCCGTGATACCGGCTCTGTCACCCATTTTATGGATAATCATATGGATCGGAATGATCCTGTTTATGACCTGACAACTGAAGACGGCATTCAACATACCATTTGGAAAGTTGAGGCTTCAGATACCTTGGTTTCAGAGTTTCAGAAGATTGCCAGGTTATATGTGGCAGACGGACATCACCGCTGCGCAAGTGCTGCGAGAGCAGCCAAAGAGCAGGCTTCGCAAAATCCTGCTCATGACGGAAGTGAAGAATACAATTTCTTCCCCGCTGTGCTTTTTCCTATGGATCAAATGGAAATACTGGCCTATAACCGCATTGTGTTTTCCATTCCTGATAACTTCCTGAAACAGCTGGAGGAGAAATTCACGGTTCAGAAAAAAGCTAAACCGGTTCCTGCTAAAAAAGGAATGGTTTCTTTCTATGTAAATGACAACTGGTATGGCATTACCCTTAAGCCTTCGGAGAACACCGACCCTGCTTCCAACCTTGACATCTCATTACTGCAGAACCAGGTTCTTACACCTATTCTTAATGTTAAAGATCAGCGAACCGATCCCAACATAGATTTCGTTGGCGGCATCAGAGGCACCGATGAGCTGGAAAATTTAGTTGATAACGGAGAAGCTTCGCTTGGCATCAGCCTGTACCCAACCAGCATTGAAGAACTGCTGGATGTTTCTGATGCGGGACAGCTCATGCCACCAAAGTCAACCTGGTTTGAGCCTAAACTGCGTTCAGGTTTATTGGTTCATACTTTTTAG
- a CDS encoding tail fiber domain-containing protein → MNKLFYKLIFAILAVLFTAEVMAQVPQGFNFQAVARNADGDLIANSELGVRVSVLQGSETGTAVYTETQTPTTSAVGSFQIVIGEGASDGDFSSIDWSADNFYVKLEIDPAGGTEYEELGTTRLLSVPYALLAENVVNGGESMESEFTLDLSAGDTSYVINQFGDNGDKFTPAFVVNSELSGINQAIDANTISQSGSTETQYGLSGSAIGEGTGTHIGVLGSALHDEGEGSGGRRYGLYGQARSNGRENIGGFGLGLGNGDGEIVALGDEFAGGEFNVGGFNIGLVGFARQNLNGNIGIRGYTYGSEGARENRAVSAEAVTTATGRNIGVQAIVHSSQSDNMGFQALMFDDGSGNASANNIGVELDVSNGATDNNYGIRGYINGSATNNTGMFLEVSGGSNSNVGLNVTAPTAAELNGDVNISGNLTVSGSITETSDRNLKENIKPLQNGLSTIMQLNPTTYNFRGNGEYKGMKLSTGLHYGLIAQEVEEVLPSLVKNNLHTYSEMQSGGHGPDATSETEIKKTMEFKTMNYTELIPVLIKGMQEQQAEIERLKKEIEELRKDK, encoded by the coding sequence ATGAATAAACTATTCTACAAACTAATTTTCGCGATACTTGCTGTACTGTTTACAGCAGAAGTAATGGCTCAGGTGCCACAAGGCTTTAATTTTCAGGCAGTAGCCCGCAATGCTGACGGAGACCTGATCGCAAACTCAGAACTCGGAGTTCGGGTAAGTGTTTTGCAAGGCAGTGAAACCGGTACCGCTGTTTATACCGAAACTCAGACACCCACTACTAGTGCGGTCGGTTCCTTCCAGATTGTGATTGGGGAAGGGGCATCGGATGGTGATTTCAGCTCCATAGACTGGTCGGCAGATAACTTTTACGTAAAGCTGGAAATAGACCCGGCCGGAGGAACTGAATACGAGGAGTTGGGAACCACCCGTTTGCTTTCGGTTCCTTATGCGTTACTGGCAGAGAATGTTGTGAACGGTGGGGAATCAATGGAGTCGGAATTTACTCTGGACCTCAGCGCCGGCGATACCTCCTATGTGATTAATCAATTCGGGGATAATGGCGACAAGTTTACACCGGCGTTTGTGGTAAACTCGGAGCTGAGCGGTATCAATCAGGCTATTGATGCAAATACAATTTCTCAATCAGGAAGCACAGAAACACAATATGGGCTATCGGGAAGTGCAATTGGGGAAGGAACCGGAACTCATATTGGTGTTTTAGGTTCAGCATTGCACGATGAAGGAGAAGGTTCCGGTGGCAGACGTTATGGTCTGTATGGTCAGGCCCGGTCAAACGGTCGCGAGAATATTGGCGGTTTTGGACTTGGTTTAGGTAACGGGGATGGTGAAATCGTAGCATTAGGAGATGAATTTGCCGGAGGTGAGTTCAATGTTGGAGGATTCAATATTGGCCTTGTAGGGTTTGCCCGTCAAAACCTGAATGGAAACATTGGTATTCGCGGATACACGTATGGTTCAGAAGGTGCCAGAGAAAACAGAGCGGTTTCAGCAGAGGCAGTAACTACGGCAACGGGAAGAAATATAGGTGTACAGGCTATTGTTCACAGTTCACAGTCAGACAATATGGGATTTCAGGCACTGATGTTTGACGATGGTTCCGGAAATGCTTCTGCCAATAACATTGGAGTTGAACTGGATGTCAGCAATGGTGCCACAGACAATAATTACGGTATCAGGGGATATATAAATGGTTCGGCTACCAATAATACCGGAATGTTTCTTGAAGTATCGGGAGGCAGTAATTCAAATGTTGGGTTGAACGTAACAGCTCCAACAGCTGCAGAGTTGAACGGAGATGTGAATATAAGTGGGAATTTGACCGTCTCAGGTTCTATTACTGAAACCTCAGACCGCAACCTTAAAGAAAACATTAAGCCGCTTCAAAACGGATTGAGTACGATTATGCAGCTGAATCCAACCACGTACAATTTCCGTGGAAATGGCGAGTATAAAGGAATGAAGCTTTCCACCGGTTTACACTATGGACTCATTGCCCAGGAAGTGGAAGAAGTACTTCCTTCGCTGGTTAAGAATAACCTGCACACTTACAGCGAAATGCAAAGTGGAGGGCACGGCCCGGATGCCACTTCGGAAACCGAAATCAAAAAGACCATGGAATTTAAAACCATGAACTACACCGAGTTGATTCCGGTATTGATTAAAGGCATGCAGGAGCAGCAGGCTGAAATCGAGCGGCTTAAAAAAGAAATCGAAGAGCTTCGGAAGGACAAATAA
- a CDS encoding DUF1844 domain-containing protein: MSENGNKLNEEQQEQLLFMMLVQQHQQIAMMGLGKIQHPETGQTEKDLSSAKYAIDTLGMLKKFTEGNLSKESANYLDQALTNLRLNYAEEKKKENNAPSGEAPEKEDE, encoded by the coding sequence ATGAGCGAGAACGGTAATAAACTGAATGAAGAACAGCAGGAACAACTACTGTTTATGATGCTGGTTCAGCAACATCAGCAAATTGCAATGATGGGGCTTGGTAAGATTCAACACCCTGAGACAGGCCAAACAGAGAAAGATTTATCATCCGCCAAGTATGCTATTGATACCCTGGGCATGCTGAAGAAATTCACGGAAGGGAATCTTTCTAAGGAATCTGCAAATTACCTGGATCAGGCCCTCACTAATCTGCGCCTGAATTATGCAGAAGAAAAGAAAAAAGAGAACAACGCCCCATCCGGAGAAGCTCCCGAAAAAGAAGATGAGTAA
- a CDS encoding T9SS type A sorting domain-containing protein, translating to MRLYKTLLVVIGLLISTATQAQSVISFMGGTLESSSMTLTFTAGEALAGNFSSASVSISGGFSNGSDLVFTSNEMPVTDLPDSFRLMQNYPNPFNPSTNISFDLPKSADIRVEVFNSIGAKVAVLAEGRKPAGSYTLRFNASSFASGMYFYRFMADGNVIATQKMLLIK from the coding sequence ATGCGGTTATACAAAACTCTGCTTGTAGTAATCGGGCTGTTGATCAGCACGGCTACACAAGCTCAAAGTGTGATTTCATTTATGGGTGGTACGCTTGAAAGTTCTTCTATGACGTTAACCTTTACGGCAGGGGAGGCGTTAGCGGGTAATTTCAGCAGTGCATCTGTAAGTATAAGCGGAGGGTTCAGCAATGGCAGCGACTTGGTTTTCACCTCCAACGAGATGCCGGTTACCGACCTGCCGGATTCATTTCGGTTAATGCAGAACTATCCCAATCCATTCAACCCATCCACAAACATTTCATTCGACTTGCCGAAATCGGCAGATATCAGGGTTGAAGTTTTTAATTCTATCGGGGCAAAAGTGGCGGTGCTTGCTGAAGGCAGAAAACCGGCGGGCAGTTACACCCTGCGCTTCAATGCCTCAAGTTTTGCCAGTGGCATGTATTTCTATCGCTTTATGGCAGATGGAAACGTGATTGCTACCCAAAAAATGCTTTTGATCAAATAA
- a CDS encoding phytoene desaturase, giving the protein MKKKIIVIGSGFGGLGAASRLLSAGHDVTILEKRDKLGGRAYVYEKNGFKFDGGPTVITAPFMFDDIFEAAGKKREDYVEFVPCDPFYRIFDAEGKHFDYNNDHEFTLEEIRKRNPDDVEGYEKFIKTTKAIFDKGFVELADKPFLKFTDMLKVAPDLIKLQSYKTVYKYVQQFIDDEFLRRCFSFHPLLVGGNPFDTTSIYAMIHYLEREWGVHYAMGGTGAIVNALEKLILEQGGTIHTEAEVDEILIANGKAKGVRLKNGEELQADEIVSNADVAFTYKNLINPKHRKKYTDRKIERTKYSMSLFVIYFGTKKRYLDSGLAHHNIILGERYKGLLKDIFHKKHLAEDFSLYLHMPTITDPSMAPEGCEGFYVLSPVPHLDSGTDWNEMAPKYRDAIMDFLEENYLPDLQENIIAEHYIDPLHFQDVLNSYKGSAFSVEPILTQSAWFRPHNKSEDVDNLYFVGAGTHPGAGLPGVLSSSIIAQDLIGKA; this is encoded by the coding sequence ATGAAAAAGAAGATCATTGTAATAGGAAGCGGATTCGGCGGCTTAGGCGCAGCTTCCAGATTACTGTCTGCCGGCCATGATGTTACCATCCTCGAAAAAAGAGATAAATTGGGTGGCCGTGCGTACGTGTACGAAAAGAACGGCTTTAAATTTGATGGCGGCCCCACCGTAATCACGGCTCCATTTATGTTTGATGATATTTTTGAAGCCGCCGGCAAAAAGCGGGAAGATTATGTGGAGTTCGTACCCTGCGATCCGTTTTACCGAATTTTTGATGCGGAGGGAAAGCACTTTGACTACAACAATGACCATGAGTTTACGCTGGAAGAAATCAGAAAACGAAATCCTGATGATGTAGAAGGCTATGAGAAATTCATTAAAACTACGAAGGCTATTTTCGACAAAGGCTTCGTGGAGCTCGCCGACAAGCCTTTCCTGAAGTTTACCGATATGCTGAAGGTGGCCCCCGACCTGATCAAGCTTCAGTCTTATAAAACGGTTTACAAGTACGTTCAGCAATTTATCGATGATGAATTTCTGCGCCGGTGCTTTTCATTTCACCCGCTGCTGGTAGGTGGCAACCCTTTTGATACAACTTCTATCTATGCCATGATCCACTACCTGGAGCGTGAGTGGGGCGTTCATTATGCTATGGGCGGAACCGGCGCTATCGTCAATGCCCTCGAAAAACTGATTCTTGAGCAAGGCGGCACCATCCATACCGAAGCTGAAGTGGATGAGATCCTGATCGCTAATGGAAAGGCCAAAGGGGTAAGACTTAAGAACGGAGAAGAGTTACAGGCTGATGAAATCGTTTCTAATGCTGATGTGGCCTTTACCTATAAGAACCTGATTAATCCCAAGCACCGTAAGAAATATACCGACCGCAAGATTGAGCGAACAAAATACAGCATGTCTCTTTTTGTGATATACTTTGGAACAAAAAAACGATACCTGGATTCCGGCCTGGCTCACCACAACATTATTTTGGGAGAACGCTATAAGGGTTTACTTAAGGACATCTTCCATAAAAAACATTTGGCCGAGGATTTCTCCCTTTACCTGCATATGCCAACCATTACTGATCCTTCGATGGCTCCGGAAGGTTGTGAAGGATTTTATGTACTTTCGCCGGTTCCCCATCTAGACAGCGGCACCGACTGGAACGAAATGGCTCCCAAATACCGGGATGCCATTATGGACTTCCTCGAAGAAAACTACTTACCGGACCTTCAGGAGAACATTATCGCCGAACATTATATCGATCCGTTGCACTTCCAGGATGTGCTGAACAGCTATAAAGGATCTGCTTTTTCCGTAGAGCCCATTCTGACACAGTCGGCCTGGTTTCGTCCGCATAATAAATCGGAAGACGTGGATAATCTCTACTTTGTTGGAGCGGGAACCCATCCCGGAGCCGGCTTACCGGGCGTGCTTTCTTCATCCATCATTGCTCAGGATTTGATCGGAAAGGCTTAG